The Bubalus bubalis isolate 160015118507 breed Murrah chromosome 2, NDDB_SH_1, whole genome shotgun sequence genome includes the window tgtcctgaatattcattggaaggactgatactgaagctgaaactccaatactttagccacctgatgcgaagaactgactcattggaaaagaccctgatgctgggaaagattgaaggaaggaggagaaggggacgatagaggatgaggtggttggatggcatcaccgatttgatggacatgagtttgagcaagctgtgggagttggtgatggacagggaagcctggctgctgcagtccatggggtctcagagtcagacatgactgagcatctgaactgaactgagatagcgTCAAGTCCTAGGTGCAGCCTGGGCAGGGGGACGTCTGTAGGGTGGAGGTCAGGAATATGCTGGCAATGGTGCTAGAGCCTACAGCCAGGGCAAGGGTGACCTGAGCTATGTGGCTGATGGCCTGAAGAGTGAGGCCATACCCAGACCCCAGGGAGCAGGTGAAGTCAGGCAGGTGCAGTTCTCAGTACGGCATGTCAGAGCGACACACATGAGAGTGAACTGATGAATGGATTGGAATGGGAGCCCAGAGGTTGCTGAGAGATCAGGAGTCTAGCACGGTGCCTTATCGCAGAAGCAGTGGAAGGACAGTGTTACCAGAATAGTGAGTGGTCACTGATATTAATGCCACAAAGAAGCCAGTGGGGTTGCCACAGAGTCTGGATTTCCCCAGACTCACAGTTAGTGATGCGTTAGCACCTAATAGAGGAGAGTTTCTCCAGTTACCTGTTTTGGGAATCTGATGCTGATCATTAAGGTAGTGTAGACTCTGAAGAGTTTTGCCTTgcttgatgtttttttttttttttcaagttgaaaaCCAGTGAAATAATGATACTAAAAAATGAGCTATTTGTCTATCCTCTGATCCTAGCACAgctatttttgtttaattattttcttcttgtaaaATAATAGTTTCATCTTTGTTATCTTACATTACTTTTTTGGAGTGTGTTTGctttattatgttttgttttgttaatggcATTACATTACTTTTTACATTccattctcatttaaaaattttatatattttgtccagAGTGCTACATAATCttcatgagtatttttttttttttttttttttcagaagagaaaagcaCTTAACATTTAATGAATTTCCCAGCATGTGGCTTCAAGCCACCAGGACACAAGCCCCACCTACACCCTTAATCTTCTCCTCAGCTCTTCTGCTGAAGAATTTGGCCTTCACGATGACAGGCTGCTTTGGGAGCTTTCCTTTCCCCAGAACTTTGTAGTAACCTGATCGCACCACATCAATGATAGGAGCAGCTCCTGTCTTGTTCTTGGCAACATTTACTCGTGTCTGCTCACTAACCAAGGTCCACAATTTATCAAGGTTGACAGTCGGGCAgaaactctggttcctctttaAGTGGTAATGCCTCATACCAACTTTCCCAAAGTATCCTGGGTGATATTTGTCGAAGTTGATCCTGTGATGATGCATGCCACCAGCATTACCTCGGCCTCCCGGGTGTTTCCGGTGTTTGCCGATGCGGCCGTGGCCATGGCTCACGTGGCCCCTAAGTTTCCGGGTCTTCCTTAGTCTGGATGGCATGTCGGCGGCTTAAGGGAAAGAGCTTCAtgagtattttttaatgattgcatCCTATCATATGGGGTAATAGGAAGTTTTCTAGTACGTACTGgctgtttactttttcttttcaatttttctgtcACAGATATAGCTTTGACTGTTTCTaatcagtttgttttttattcctgTTAAGTATGTCTTAGAATACATTTTTGATTTCTCTATATTAATATGTCAGAGGgcataaacattttgttttgatacattttaaaattataaaagtttacAGTAAGGACAGTAAATGAGCTgttaaatttgcctgttaccagCTTTAACAGTTACAGCATCTTGTTTCATCTgtacttttttcccccagctcTGGATTGTTTTGAGGgaagtttatatttatttcatttcatctgaCAGTATTACAGTAACTCTTGATGCTATGCATTTACTAAGTTATTTCCCAGAGTAGGCCACCAGTTTATAGTGCCCCAGGAGTTACTGATGTGCTGGTTTCTCTGCAGTTGCATCAAGACTGCCTGCTGTTTTTGTCATGCTCTGAAAGTTTTGATAACCTCATTAGGTCTTAACATGGAACCAGGTTGCCTTAGTTTGCATTTCTGATTACTggcaaagataaatattgtataattgTTTACAAATTAAATCTTCtcgtataaattattttttcccatttattttgcGATTTGTGTTCAGTTTTTAAGTCCTAGCCTATTTGTCCGATGAGAGCCAGACTTTTATTCAACCCCTAGGCCATAGATTGGGATAATCCTAGCTGTTTCTTACTCTGTAGAAGAGCAGAAGTTTTGTGCTTGTGAA containing:
- the LOC102393282 gene encoding 60S ribosomal protein L27a — protein: MPSRLRKTRKLRGHVSHGHGRIGKHRKHPGGRGNAGGMHHHRINFDKYHPGYFGKVGMRHYHLKRNQSFCPTVNLDKLWTLVSEQTRVNVAKNKTGAAPIIDVVRSGYYKVLGKGKLPKQPVIVKAKFFSRRAEEKIKGVGGACVLVA